The Dictyoglomus sp. NZ13-RE01 genomic interval TCTAACAACCACATTCTCATCTCCATCCTCCACCTCCTCAATCCCCACAGCCTCATGGAGATTGGGATCAAAGGGCTTTCCAATAACATCCATTCTAACAACTCCCTCATTTAGGAGTAAGTTTTCAAACTGTTTATAAATCATATTAACACCTTCTATGATTGCATCTTTTTTCCTTGCCTTTTTCATGGTTTCCAAAGCCAAATGAAAATTATCAAGAATGTTAACAATCTCCCTTAAGAGGCGGGCATTTGCAATCTCTTGCCACTCCTCTTTTTCTCTTCTTAACCTCTGGCGGAAGTTCTCAAATTCCGCTTGAAGCCTTACATACTTTATTTCCCAATCTTCAGTTGTAGTTTCTTCCTTTTTTTCTACCAATTCTTTTTCCTCCATAATTTCACCTCATTTTAAATTTTTTAGCACTCCCATGGTAAGACTGCTAAAGCCATATATAGTTTATAATCTCTATAAAAATTGTCAAGAGTGAATATATATAGCTAATGAATATAATGTTAAAAAATGCAATAGGGGAGAAAAACTAAACTTCTCCCTCACAGATCCTTATCTTTCCTTACTGGAATAACTAAGTTTGGATTTTATGGGAGGTTTTTCTTTTCAAAAACTGATTATAGGTCAGGGCTTCATTCGCCATTTGACAATATAACTATATATTGTAAAATGTTTGTAGTTAGAATTGGTAAGAAATCGCAAATAGTTATACCTAAAGAAAGATGTAATAGGGAATGTAGTAGTTTTAATGAGAGCACCTAAGAGTATAGATTAGTATAGATGGAAATTACATTAGATAAAAATATTATAGAAAGATTAAAAGAATTAAAGATAGCTATTCTCTATCTTTTTGATTCTTATGGCTCAGAAACACAGAAAGAGGATAGTGATATAGATCTTGGAATTGTTTTTGAAAATACTGAAGTTTTAAGAGATTCTTTAAAAATCTATGAAGAGTTATATTTAATATTTAGCAAAATGTTCGATAGAGAAATAGATATTGTTTTTTTAGATAAAGCTCCATTAACTTTAAAATTTGAGGTAGTAGTAACAGGAAAAATAATATACAGTATATCTGAAGAATTTGTATATGAGTATAAAGAGAGGATCATCAAAGAGTATATAGATTTTAAACCACTATTAGATGAACAAGATAGAGTTTTATTGGAGAGATTATGAAAAGAAGTCCTTTAAATAGAGAAAGATATTAATAAGCTCTTCAAGTTTAAAAGTATGTCCTTGGAAGAATTTAAAACAGACGAGAATTTTGCCATTGCAGAACACTATTTAAGAAGAGCTTTAGAAGCAGTTTTTGAAATAGGAAATCATATTTTATCAAGAATTCCGGGGATAAGAATATCTACATATAAAGAAATAGCTTTAGCATTAGGAGAACAGAATATCATACCTAAGGAATTTGCCCAGGAAAAACTTTTAAAAATGGCTGGATATAGAAATAGATTGGTTCATTTTTATTCTGAAGTTTCAGTGGATGAGCTATATCAAATAATTCAAAATAATTTAACTGACTTTGAGGAGTTTTTAAAATATATAAAAAATATCTTAGAAAATCCCGAAAGTTTTAAGTTTACCATTCTTTAACTACTTCTTTCAGACTTAGAAAAATTTTATTAGACTCTTCACTATTTAACCTTTCTGGGTGCCATTGGACTCCCAGCAGATATGGATGATCTTTATATTCAATTCCCTGATAGTGAGAACTATTTACTATTATTTCTTCTCTACCTATTCTTTCAACAATTCCACTCATTCTCCCTCTATTTCCAAACTTATATCTAGGCTTTTTACAGAATGGGTTAATTTCCCCATTGATATAAAGTTTATTCCTAAGGGAGCAATAACTTTAATATCCTCTGGCTTTATATTTCCTGATACTTCAATTAATACCTTTCCATTAATAATTTCTACTGCCTTTTTAATAGTCTCAATATCCATATTATCTAACATAATAATATCTACTTTATTTTCTAAAGCTTCCCTTACTTGCTCTAAATTTTCTGTCTCCACCTCAATTTTGTAAAAAGGTGGTACCTTTTCTCTTACCCTTCTTACAGCCTCTGTAATTCCCCCTGCAATCCTTATATGATTATCTTTTATTAAAACCATATCATATAAGGCAAACCTATGATTTTCCCCTCCCCCAACCTTTGCTGCATATTTCTCTAAGATACGAAGCATGGGTGTAGTTTTTCTTGTATCCAATATTTTTACATTATAAGGTTTAGCAAGGGAAACACAATAATTAGTAAAGGTTGCAATTCCAGAAAGTCTTTGCAAAAAGTTTAAGGCAACTCTTTCCCCAGAAAGAATTGCTCTTGCCTTCCCGTATATCTCCGCTATGATTTTCCCTCTTTCAACCCTCTCTCCATCTGAAACTTTCTGAGAAAAATTCACCTCTTCATCCAAGAACTTAAAAACTTCTTTTGCCACAGGAAGACCTGCTATAATTCCTTCTTCTTTTGCAATTATATAAGCCCTAATATTAAGATTTTCAGGGACAATACTATCAGTAGTTATATCAGAAAAACCAATATCTTCCTTTAATGCATTCTCAATTATTTCTCTTAAAAGATGGTGGGGAATTGACATCACGAAATATTACCTCCTCTCCCTTTTGCCAAATTATATGCTTTCTCCATTCCTCTTTTGTTATGGGATAATCTATTCTAAAATGGGCACCTCTACTCTCCTCTCTTAAAAGGGCGGATTTTGCAGTAAGATAAGAGACCAGCACCATATTTTTTAATTCTAAAAACTCTCTATTTTTAATAAAAGTCCCTTCTAATTCTTTGTTCCATATCTCCAAAATCTTTACCGCATCTTTCAACCTTTTTTCTTCCCTTAAGATTCCTACATTGTTCCACATTAATTCTCTTAAATCTTTCTTTGTAAAGGAAATATTAGGGCTTTTTTCAATTAATTTTATAGATGTATTTATGTTATTAGAGCTTAAATCTTGACTTATAGCAGTTATACATCTTTTTCCAAAAACTATACCCTCCAAAAGAGAATTACTGGCAAGCCTATTTGCTCCATGAAGTCCTGTACAAGCCACTTCTCCACATGCGTATAGATTCTTTATCCTTGTTCTTCCCCATTCATCGGTTTCTATTCCTCCCATTAGATAGTGGGCGGAAGGCTCTATAGGAATTAAATCTTTTGTAATATCATATCCGTATTGGTTACAAACCCTTAAAATGTTTGGAAATCTTCTTTTTATCTTGCTTTTACCTATAGGACGAAAATCCAAGAATATATCCTTTTCTGTTTCCAACATCTCTAAATAGATTGCTCTTGTAACTATATCCCTTGGTGCCAACTCTCCCTGAGGATGATAGTTTAGCATAAACCTTTCTCCATAGCCGTTTACCAATATTCCCCCTTCACCTCTTACTGCTTCAGAGATTAAAAATTTCTGAGGTAGGTTAACCTTCAAAGCGGTAGGATGGAACTGATAAAATTCAAGATCCATGATACTGGCATAGGCTCTATAAGCAATAGCTATACCATCTCCTGTAGAAGTTATAGGATTAGTAGTATAGGGATAAATCTGTCCTGCCCCTCCTGTGGCCAGAATTACATATTTGGCATAGACTAATTCCACTTCATCCTTCTCATTTAAAAATATTCCACCAATTGCTTTATCGTTATCCAAAACAAGATCTATTAAAAAATATTTTTCAAAAATGGAAATATTGGATTTTTCTTTTATGATAGAAATGAGTGTTTTTGCAAGCTCAAGCCCTGTAGAGTCTCCACGAGCATGAATTATCCTTCTCCTACTATGGGCTGCCTCTTTTGTAAATTCCAATCCGTTTACTCTATCAAATTTTACTCCTGCGGATATTAGGTCCTTTATCCTTTCAATACCTTCCTCTACTACTATTTTAACTATATTCTCTTCATTAAGTCCTGCACCTGCATTAATTGTATCCTCAAAATGAAGTTCCGGAGAATCATCATTATTTAAGGCAACCGCAATACCACCTTGGGCATAATAGGTACTACTCTCCTCTAAATTACCCTTTGTAAATAATCCTACTTTTAAGTTAGCAGGAGAATAAAAAGCAGAAATTAAGCCTGCTACACCACTTCCAATTATAATAACATCAAAATCTCTTTCTCTCATAAGGCTAACATTTTTTCAATAGCCCTATAAGCTTTCGATCTTATAGGTTCTTCCACTTTAACAATAGGCTTTAAATCTTCTAATGCCCATAAAATTTTTTCTAAGGTTATCTTCTTCATATTAGGGCAAACAGCTAAAGAAGATGCAGGATAGAAAATTTTATCTGGAGCTTCTTTTCTCAACCTATGAAGAATTCCCATTTCGGTCCCAATTATGTATTCTTTATTGTTATCTTCCTTTACAAACTTAATAATACCACTGGTACTGGCTATTTTATCCGCCATATCCAAAACTTCCTTTCTACACTCAGGATGCACAACCACTTTTGCATTTTTATATTTATTTTTCATAATTTCAATATCTTGAGGTAGGATTCTTTGATGCGTAGGACAAAATCCATTCCAAATATACATCTTCTTATTTACATGTTTACTAACATAATATCCCAAATTTCGATCAGGTACAAAAATAACCTCATCGGAAGGAACCTTTTCCACTACAGAGATAGCATTTGCAGAGGTACAACAATAATCACTTTCCGCCTTTACCTCTGCAGAAGTATTAACATATGCAACCACTAAGGCATTTGGATATTTTTCCCTGAGCTTCTTTATATCCTCTGAGGTAATCATATTCGCTAAAGGACATCCTGCATTAATATCTGGTAAAATAATTGTCTTTTCTGGTGCTAAAATACTTGCAGTTTCAGCCATAAAGTGCACACCACAAAAAACTATTACCTCTTCTTTTACTTCTTTAGCGATACGAGAAAGTTCTAAAGAATCCCCTACAAAATCTGCAATATCCTGAACTTCAGGAAGCTGATAATTATGGGCTAATATTATTGCATTCCTTTCCTTCTTTAATTTTCTTATTCTCTCTACTATATCCATTTCCACCACACCTCAAAATGAAATTATTTTTTAAAGCTTATCCTAAAAATACACTTTGTGTCAAATGGTAATAAAACTTTCTTTTTAGGTTGAATTTTATCCTATAATTGGCTATATTTTTTAGAAAAGGAGGTAAAAATTATGAGAAATATAGTAACTATCTGGAATGAGTTTAGGCATGAAAAATTGCATGAAGAAACGAAAAGAATCTATCCATCTGGCATCCACAACATAATTGCAGAATTTACAAAAAAAGAAGGCTTTAAAGTAAAAACTGCGACCTTAGACGAGCCTGATCATGGTCTCTCCGACGAAGTTTTAAATTCTACGGGAGTGCTTGTTTGGTGGAGCCATATGGCAAATGAAGAGGTAAGAGACGATATAGTAGAAAAAATTCACAAAAGGATATTAGAAGGAATGGGATTTATTGCACTGCATTCTTCTCACCTCTCCAAAATATTTAAAAAACTTATGGGGACAAGTTGTAGGCTAAAATGGAGAGAAGAGGGTGAAAAAGAAAGAGTATGGGTGGTAGAGCCAGGACATCCTATTGCAGAGGGGCTACCTGAATATTTTGAGATTCCACATTCAGAAATGTATGGAGAAAGATTTGATATTCCAAGACCTGATGAATTAGTTTTTATCAGCTGGTTTAAAGGTGGGGAAGTTTTTAGAAGTGGTATGTGTTTCTATAGAGGAAATGGAAGAATTTTTTACTTTAGTCCTGGGCATGAAACTTATCCCATCTATTATCAAGAAGAGGTACAAAAAGTTATATGCAATGCAGTTAGGTGGGCTATGCCAAGAAAGGAGGTGAAAGTTACCTTTGGAAATGTAAAACCCTTAGAAAAATGGGAATAAATATCTAAAATTTTTAAATGAGAGGTGAAAAGATGGGAATAAAGATTTATACAGAACCTATTCCAAATTTACCATGGGAAGACAAGCCTAAAGACTGTAAAGACGTAATTTGGCGCTATTCTAAAAATCCTATAATTAAAAGAAATCATATAAAAAGATCCAACAGCATATTTAATAGTGCGGTTGTAAAATTTGGAGATAAATTTGCAGGAGTATTTAGGGTAGATGACAAAAGTAGAGCCATGAATATTCATAGAGGATTTAGCAATGATGGATTAAACTGGCAAATTGATGAGGAGCCTATAAATTTCATTCAAAAAACCAGAGATCCTCTGATAAGTCAGTATAAATATGATCCAAGAGTAACAAAAATAGAAGATACTTATTGGATAACTTGGTGTAATGGATACTATGGTCCCACTATAGGAGTAGGTTATACTTATGATTTCCAAGAATTCTATCAGATTGAGAATGCCTTCTTACCGTATAACAGAAATGGGGTTTTATTCCCAAGAAAAATTAATGGAAAATACGCCATGTTAAGTAGACCATCCGATCAAGGACATACCGCTTTTGGAGATATCTTTTATAGTGAAAGTCCTGATATGATTCATTGGGGCTGTCATAGGCATGTAATGTCCGCAGGGCACCAGTATTCAGGATGGCAATCTCTAAAGATAGGAGCAGGACCAACACCCATTGAAACCAGTGAAGGTTGGCTTCTCATATATCATGGTGTACTTCTATCCTGTAATGGATATGTATACAGCTTTGGAGCTGCCCTTCTTGATTTAGAAAAGCCATGGATAGTAAAGTATAGAGCAAGAGAATATTTGTTATCACCTCAAGAATATTATGAGTGCGTAGGAGATGTACCTAATGTAGCATTCCCTTGTGCAGCTTTAGTAGACTCAGAAACAGGAAGAATGGCAATATATTATGGAGGAGCGGACACAGTGGTTGCAGTAGCCTTTGGATATGTGCAGGATATTATAGACCATCTAAAGGATACAGGAATAAAATATACATAAAGATTAAGGGGGGATAGAAACTTATCCCCCCATCATATTATTTTCTTAATCATGTCTATAAACTCTTTAACAGATTTTTTGTCAATATCATAATGAGAATACCTTGCCCTTATATAGATCTCTCTTATTCTCCTTAAAAGATCTACATTAAAAATTCCCAATGTTTTTTGGTAAACATCCAAACTTGTATCACTTGGCTCAAGAATTATTCCCTTCTCCTTAGAAGCCATCAAATATTTCTTATAATATTCTCTAATCCTCTCCTTATCGGTAATTCTCCTAAATATTTTCTTTAAAGGATTCTCTAATTTAGGAAGAACGAATTCTTTCTCCTCCTCATATTCCTCTCTATCCCTTTCTGTAGAGAAAGAATAACTCCTAATTAACCTGTATATAATAATAAAAGCTAAAAGGATTAGAATAGATACCAATATCTTTAAAGTTGTTGGATTTTCTAAAAAGGCAAAAACATCTCTACTTTCTCTCGGATTTAATATCCTCATTGTGTTTTTTATATTCCAATTTTGAAGAAATCTTTGTTCTCCTGCGGAGTAAATCCCCCTCTCACTTAAAAAAGAGGAAAATATTCTGAAGAGCGCCCTTATTAATAACCCTATTGGAAAGAGGAGGATTACTGCAAAAGCTGCAATAGCGTATCCTATTCCTAAGTATATATAATAGATTAGCTTAAAAAGAAGAGATCTTATCATAGGAAAACTTAAAAACACTGCAATTCCAATAGTTATTAATAAATCCCTCAAATTTAGCTTTTCTATTTCTTTTTCTTCTTTATTGTATTCTAAAAATCTTAGGGTTCTTAAAAGATAAATGGATGAAATTAAAGATAAGATGTAGTATGGTAGCATCAGTTCATCAATATTTATAGGAAGCTTATAAATATAGATAAGTATGAAGGAGACGAAAACTGTAAATATGATTATAAATAGAGATCTCTTAAACTCCTCCTCAATCTTCCCATATCTCAATTTAAAAGTCTTAATCCCATAATTTCTAAATACAAATAAAAAAAGAAAGATTACAACCACATAATCAAAGGGATTTTTTAAAAATAATAAGGGTAATAGAAGAAGAAAAATAGTGTAAGGGAAAATATTTCTTCCCCTTAAAACATAAGAGACTATGCTAATTAGAAGGAACCAAAGAAAAATTAATTCATTTATGCCTGTATCTTTTACGAAAATGCTAAGGAAAAATCCCAAAAATCCAAAGATAAAGGATAAATCTTTTATGATTTTTATAATATTAAGCTTCATAGACCCCTCTCCAAAGATATCTTAATATATTATTGGATATATGATTAATATTTTGGGGGTCAAAGGTAATTAGTATAACCTCTGTAAGTTCTGTCTTCAAAGAATTTATATAAGGTATATAAGAATCTAAAATTTTGGGAGTTATTATGACATATGTTGAAAAAAGAAGATGCTTTTTATTAAGGCTTTCGATGAGCTCCTCAAAGGACATACTGATAGAATAGGAAACTCTTCCCAAATGCTCCAAAAGATTTTTTAAATGGTAATCAGAATTTCCAGGTGGTATAAAGATCTCTCTTGCAGGAAAACCATAAAGTATGGAGTTTGTCATTAATCCATAAGGTATATTTTCTTCCTCAAACCTTTCTGCACAGCTTCTCGCACAAGAGATGGCTTTTTCTATTTTCTCCTCATCTATACTTCTCCAATGGGGCTTAAAGGTTTCAATGTTCAATATGATTAAGGATGTATTCTCTACAGTATAATCAAAATTCTTAACCATAAGCCTATTATGCTTTAATGAAAGGGGCCAATGAATAGTTTTTGCAGGTTCCTGTCCAGTATACTCTCTAACTCCAATTATCATGGTTGGATCCTCTATAATCCATCTCCTTACAGAAAGATTACCATTATAGCTTCCGTAAGGAATTATATCCTTCTCCAAGGAAAGTCTCCTGGGAAGTACAACTATTTCCTGATCAAGTCTTAAACTTTTTACAACCACATTAAGACCTAAAAAGTCTCCACTTATCAAAGTTACATCCCCAAATATATATCTTCCTCTTTTATTGCAATAGGCA includes:
- the grpE gene encoding nucleotide exchange factor GrpE, which encodes MEEKELVEKKEETTTEDWEIKYVRLQAEFENFRQRLRREKEEWQEIANARLLREIVNILDNFHLALETMKKARKKDAIIEGVNMIYKQFENLLLNEGVVRMDVIGKPFDPNLHEAVGIEEVEDGDENVVVREVSPGYFFRNRVLRPARVIVSKKIEKKEVEENGKDCRN
- the nadC gene encoding nicotinate-nucleotide diphosphorylase (carboxylating), translated to MSIPHHLLREIIENALKEDIGFSDITTDSIVPENLNIRAYIIAKEEGIIAGLPVAKEVFKFLDEEVNFSQKVSDGERVERGKIIAEIYGKARAILSGERVALNFLQRLSGIATFTNYCVSLAKPYNVKILDTRKTTPMLRILEKYAAKVGGGENHRFALYDMVLIKDNHIRIAGGITEAVRRVREKVPPFYKIEVETENLEQVREALENKVDIIMLDNMDIETIKKAVEIINGKVLIEVSGNIKPEDIKVIAPLGINFISMGKLTHSVKSLDISLEIEGE
- the nadB gene encoding L-aspartate oxidase, which gives rise to MRERDFDVIIIGSGVAGLISAFYSPANLKVGLFTKGNLEESSTYYAQGGIAVALNNDDSPELHFEDTINAGAGLNEENIVKIVVEEGIERIKDLISAGVKFDRVNGLEFTKEAAHSRRRIIHARGDSTGLELAKTLISIIKEKSNISIFEKYFLIDLVLDNDKAIGGIFLNEKDEVELVYAKYVILATGGAGQIYPYTTNPITSTGDGIAIAYRAYASIMDLEFYQFHPTALKVNLPQKFLISEAVRGEGGILVNGYGERFMLNYHPQGELAPRDIVTRAIYLEMLETEKDIFLDFRPIGKSKIKRRFPNILRVCNQYGYDITKDLIPIEPSAHYLMGGIETDEWGRTRIKNLYACGEVACTGLHGANRLASNSLLEGIVFGKRCITAISQDLSSNNINTSIKLIEKSPNISFTKKDLRELMWNNVGILREEKRLKDAVKILEIWNKELEGTFIKNREFLELKNMVLVSYLTAKSALLREESRGAHFRIDYPITKEEWRKHIIWQKGEEVIFRDVNSPPSFKRNN
- a CDS encoding quinolinate synthase, producing the protein MDIVERIRKLKKERNAIILAHNYQLPEVQDIADFVGDSLELSRIAKEVKEEVIVFCGVHFMAETASILAPEKTIILPDINAGCPLANMITSEDIKKLREKYPNALVVAYVNTSAEVKAESDYCCTSANAISVVEKVPSDEVIFVPDRNLGYYVSKHVNKKMYIWNGFCPTHQRILPQDIEIMKNKYKNAKVVVHPECRKEVLDMADKIASTSGIIKFVKEDNNKEYIIGTEMGILHRLRKEAPDKIFYPASSLAVCPNMKKITLEKILWALEDLKPIVKVEEPIRSKAYRAIEKMLAL
- a CDS encoding trehalose utilization protein ThuA, which translates into the protein MRNIVTIWNEFRHEKLHEETKRIYPSGIHNIIAEFTKKEGFKVKTATLDEPDHGLSDEVLNSTGVLVWWSHMANEEVRDDIVEKIHKRILEGMGFIALHSSHLSKIFKKLMGTSCRLKWREEGEKERVWVVEPGHPIAEGLPEYFEIPHSEMYGERFDIPRPDELVFISWFKGGEVFRSGMCFYRGNGRIFYFSPGHETYPIYYQEEVQKVICNAVRWAMPRKEVKVTFGNVKPLEKWE
- a CDS encoding glycosidase; the encoded protein is MGIKIYTEPIPNLPWEDKPKDCKDVIWRYSKNPIIKRNHIKRSNSIFNSAVVKFGDKFAGVFRVDDKSRAMNIHRGFSNDGLNWQIDEEPINFIQKTRDPLISQYKYDPRVTKIEDTYWITWCNGYYGPTIGVGYTYDFQEFYQIENAFLPYNRNGVLFPRKINGKYAMLSRPSDQGHTAFGDIFYSESPDMIHWGCHRHVMSAGHQYSGWQSLKIGAGPTPIETSEGWLLIYHGVLLSCNGYVYSFGAALLDLEKPWIVKYRAREYLLSPQEYYECVGDVPNVAFPCAALVDSETGRMAIYYGGADTVVAVAFGYVQDIIDHLKDTGIKYT